Genomic DNA from Bartonella alsatica:
CTTGTATTTTCATGACAACTGAAAAACGTAATTGGCGTCAAATAGGACGTATTGTCATAGGTATTGGCCTTTTGATTTTATCTTTACAAATGATAAGCACAGCTACAGAACCTTTACGTGATAGCGCAATTTTACCTAGTATTATTCGTTATCTCTCAACCGATCCTGTTTCCACTTTTTTGCTAGCAGCTTCATTGACCTATCTTTTGCACTCATCCATTGCGGGAATCATTTTGCTGGTCAATTTTGCAAACTATAATCTTATCCATGCTCAACTATGTGTTGTCATGGTCCTTGGCGTTAATTTTGGTTCTTCTCTTATAGCACCACTTTTAACACGCAGCGCACCTCCTAATACTCGTCTCGTTCCCTTGGGAAATTTACTGATGCGTGGAGCCGGTTCAATCCTCGTCCTTATCTTATTTCTTTCCTTTCAACCACCAATCACATGGCTTGGTCATGAAGCCTCTGCTCAAGTTATTAACGCCCATATCATTTTCAATGTTTTCATTCTCCTTGCTGGAATCCCCCTCTCGAAATGGGTTTTAAAACTGACCACTAAAATTGTCCATACAAATACAAAAAAAACGCAAACTGATAAAATACTTAATTTATCTGATCAAACAGCTCTTGATGATAGCGTTCTTGAACGTCCAACTCTAGCACTTTCTAATGTCATGCGTGAAGTCATCCATATTTGTGATCTTGTAGATATCATGCTAGAAAAAATCATGGGACTTTATGAAAAACCTGACCCTGACATCATCTGTGAACTCAACCAGCTTAACACTATATTAGACAAAAAGCATATCGCAATCAAACTTTATCTCGCACGATTAGCCAGACAAAAATTGTCTGATGAAGAAGCCCTTCAAACCCAAGAACTTCTAGGAACTTGTATAAAATTAGATCAAGCAGGAGATATTATTATTCATAATATGCTTATGCTGGTTAAAAAGAAACAACAAAAGGGTATACAATTTAGCAACGACGAATGGAATGATCTCCTTCGTTTCCACTCCATTGTTCTCGCCAATGCGCATATCGCATTTAATGTTCTTGTCTCACATGACACACACACCGCGCATTTACTAGTGCAGAAAAAAGATCAGCTCCGAAATTTAGAGAAAGAGATGAGCTTAAAGCATTTTAAACGCCTTCGTGAAGGTGATCTTAAAAATGTAGAATCGTCTAGCCTTCATCTTGACACTGTACGCGATCTAAAACAGATTAACTCCCTTTTAACTTCAATGATCTACCCAATTTTAGAAGCACAAGGACTTCTCCAAAGTTCGCGCCTGCGCAATCCTTCTGAACAACAAACAGCTAAATCTTGACTTCGAAAATATTTGAATGATAAACGAATCATATAGACCACTAAATTGTGTATATTCAAATGTTCTGACTCAATAAATACTCTTGTAAAGGCTTTACTCCACAATATCATCATCAAGAAAAAAACGTACTATCAGAAACGCAAATACCTGTAGAATTGCAATAGATTGTATCAATGTTTGACTGTTTCAAGCTGCTCAACATTTTACAAAGCACTAAACAGAAATATTTTTTAACATCATTTCAAAAGCTATTGATATTGTATTAGCTGACTTCTTTTTAAATTTCTTGAGTATCTATTTGTTGCTTTGATTGTACATAACATTTTAGCTTTTTACAAAACTCTTAACAGGAATTAGCAAGAAATCTACTAATAAACACACTTTTATTCTCCCAAAGTACTTTGTAGAATTTTTTTCTTTTTACGTAAAATGATTGCTAACTTCAGAACTTTTTGATACTATAATAAAGAGTTATTATATTTTATTTATAGATATATACCTCACGTGTCCAATATACGTGTTAGTTGAGAAACAGAGAAACAAAAGTTGTAACGAAGTTTTCACCAGGAATATCCTCTTCTTAGGCAACAAAGCGAACCTTGACCTTTACAAAGCTTACTCTAGTTAGAACTAACAGTTTAGATTCAGGCAAAGGAGAATAGAATGGAAGACGCAAACATCGGCTGGATTGCAGCTATTATTATCGGTGGCCTTGCAGGATGTGCTGCACAGTGTCTTATGAAAAGCCAAACAGGAATGTTTCTAAACATTATTTTAGGGATTATTGGAGCAGCATTAGCCAGTTTTCTTTTTGGATTTTTAGGCGTGGGCTTTGCTGGGTGGTTTGGCTATCTTATTTCAGGTTTTATAGGAGCCTGCGTTCTTATATGGATAGGACAAAAAATTCGATCATAGAGCATTTTAAAATACCTGTTAGTGCTAAAAGAAAAAATCGAAATTTTCTGGTATAACTTTAAAAGTCGTAAAAAGGGGAATGATGGTTGAATGTTTAAATCACAATCTTTTTGCATCACCATCATTACATCATGAACCAAAAATAATGGTAAAAGCCTTTATAACTCACCACCTCCACTAATATACTCCAGCTTATTTATAGCATCAGGAACAGCGGTGTTATTTTAAGTTTAAATTGGCTTAATTTTTACCCTTTACATCAAATATCACTATTCTCAATATCTAATTAATAGCTCTTATTGCGCAAACACTTTACCGGTATTCAAAACTCTGATAAGAAACAAACTAACCGCAATTCAATCTTGCCCATCTCACGGGGACACTAATACAACCACTGTTTGTTATCATAAAAATAATAATGCTATTCCAAAGCTTTATCGCATAGCACTTAATTCCCTCACTCTTTACAAACAAGAGCGTCTTACCAGAAAAACGCACATACCCCTATTTTGTAGATAATAATAAAGAGTTCTCTCTAATATCATTAAAGTAAAAAATAGATATTACACAAATGATAGCTTACTCTGTCTTCTTTCAATTTCTTTGTCTTTATCTTCTAATTTTTATTAATTATGGATATTATTTTATCCATAACATGCTTTCATAGGACCTTTTTTATCAGCTCTCTATTAAATTTCCGGCCTAATATCTTCTTGCTTAAAATCTTGTTACCTTTGCATTTCTGCATTATAATTAGACACATTTTTTTATATCACTTAACACAACATACGGAATACGATTTTAGATGTGGAGTGCAATGACAGCTGATCCCCAAAATTCCATCTTACCGCCTCTAAAATGGCTATCTAACCAAGATCCTCCAGTACCAGAAAACATTCGTGATTGGCTCATGGAAGGAGGTTCAATGACGCTTCGATTAAAAAAACACTGTACGTGCATACGTGTTGAACCGCAACGTGAATGTTTTATTACACGGGATAAATTGCAAGAAGAAGCAGAGCATCTTCCCAAAACTACACGTTACTGGCTACGTGAAGTCATACTGATGGGAGATAATCAGCCTTGGCTTCTTGGACGCACTGTAATTCCACAAGAAACTCTCTTTGAACAAAACCAATCACTGATGCATTTGGGTACTATACCATTGGGACATTATTTATTTAACAGTGGTAAATTAACTCGCGATTACATTCACATAGGCCAACAAGGTGCTCTGTGGGCACGTCGTTCCCGTTTACGATTAACAAACAAACCATTGTTATTAACCGAACTGTTTTTAACAGCTTCACCGCTTTACACAACAAATTGTGCATAAATGGAGGTTGCTACACTCTTTTTACAATGCTTAACTTTTTGGTTTATATTGCTTTTTCAAGGTAAGAAAAATGGCTTTTTCGTCTTGTCTCAACAACATATTACGAATGAGGATTTATTTTCGAAATACTTTTTGAATCATCTCAACTCAAAAATGTTTCTACTTAAAAAAATACGTTAAAATCTCTCTTATTTCATCATAATAATTAGTGTATAATATAAACTTATCCTTGATCAGCTTTCAAGATATGCAGCATTTAAAAACATCTACATTTAAATTACCTGCAAAATAATAATCTCTTTTTTTAAATACAACAGCTCTGAATACAAAGAAACGCTCCGAAACATCCCTAAAGGCAACAACACATTCCTCTCTTCAAACTTTAAATGCGTATATCAAGCAGCTTTTTCTAAACACATTCCTCTAAAAGCTTTTGTAGAAAAATTAAAAACACTTATACACAATCCTTTTAATGGCACAAACACTGTGAACAAAAACAAGTGTATAAAAAAGAAGACTATCTTGTTTTCCTGTCAGGAAACAAAAAATACTAATTTGTTTACTCCAAAACACCTTTTCGTAATAACTTTTATAGAATTAAGTGTGCTATTAACATTTTCTTCATGCTTTTTGTACACTGGACAGACTACTAATAATAAAAATACTTTCAAATGCCCCGTGCAAATTTGTAAGATTCATTTACTGCACTTAACATCCCTCAAGCCATATCATAACCTTACCGATACAAGTAATCTCCCAGTTATTGTTTATACCAAAGCCTTACAAATCACCTATTCAATTTCTATCTCATCGAACTAATAAGGAAGGAATTCACAAATGACTCACATTTTCACTTATTTTTTCTATACCAATTCTAAGCAAAAAGACCTTTCATAAACGCGCCTCGACTTCTTACACTATTGAAGCACTTTAATGAAAACAAATAGTAACTAATGATTATACACTTCTAGAATTCCTCCACCACGATAAAAAATACCATAATCTCTAACCCTAGTATACATGAAACGAAGTGTAGTAGATTCCTACTACCCTGTAGCCTCAAAGAACTTGGAGCGTTATATCAATCCGGCACGCAACGTAAACTAACCTAAATTTATTTAAGCAGAAAAGGAACTTTTAATCAGTCTTTACAGATCTTACCAAACACGATAAAAAATAATCAATACACCTATATTAAAAAATCTCAAAACAGGACTTTACCTCTTTACAGAATGTACCTATACTTTTCATTTTAAGCGAAATATTGTAAAAATGATATACACAGTATTTGTTATGAGTTTGCTTTATACTGTTTAGAGAATGAATTGTGAACGCGTACTATGACACAAACTACCCCATCTCTTAATCCTTGGAGTATAAGCAAATCTACAGCTCTCTTAGTGTTAGCCGATGGAACAGTTATTGAAGGTAAAGGAGCAGGTGCTACAGGCGCTGCTGAAGCTGAAATATGTTTTAATACCGCCATGACAGGCTACGAAGAAATCCTTACTGATCCATCATATAAAAAACAAATCGTTAATTTCACTTTTCCTCACATCGGTAATGTAGGCACAAATAGTGAAGATATTGAAGATCTCACACCCCTCAATTGTCATGGAGCAGTTGGTGCTATTTTTAAAGCAGATATTACCCGTCCCTCCAATTACCGTGCAAATGAAAATCTTAATCAATGGCTTAAAACACGTAAAATCATTGCACTTTGTGGCATTGATACACGAGCATTAACCGCTCTTATTCGTGAACGAGGTGCACCCAACGCCATCATCGCCCATGATCCAAATGGAAACTTTGATATCAATACTCTGAAAAAACGCGCACAAAAATGCAGAGGCCTCATCAATCTTGATCTTGCAAAAGAAGTAACATCAAGGCAATTAGTAGAATGGAATGAAAAACCATGGATGTGGAATAAAGGTTACAGTACAAATGGCGCACGTAATTTTCATATTGTTGCAATTGACTATGGCATTAAGCGCAATATCCTGCGTCTTATGGCCGCGCACAGTGCACATATAACCATCGTACCAGCAGATACAACCGCAGAAGAAATTCTAGCAATGAATCCTGATGGTGTTTTTCTTTCCAATGGACCAGGAGATCCAGCAGCTACAGCTGATTATGCTGTTCCAACCATTAAAGCAATCATTGAAAGTAATATACCACTTTTTGGTATATGTCTTGGTCACCAACTTCTTGCTCTTGCAGTTGGAGCCAAAACCATAAAAATGCATCAAGGACACCATGGTGCCAACCATCCTGTTAAAGATTTTACCACCGGAAAAGTTGAAATTGTATCAATGAATCATGGATTTACTGTAGATACAACATCTCTGCCAAAACATGTTGAAGAAACACATATTTCCCTCTTTGATGGCTCAAATTGTGGTATTCAGATCATTGGAAAACCAGTTTTTTCTGTTCAATATCACCCTGAAGCTTCTCCCGGTCCACAA
This window encodes:
- a CDS encoding Na/Pi cotransporter family protein yields the protein MNGSVVLLHLAGAISLLLWATRMVRTGIERAYGDKLRYKMRHFISKPLFAVSFGLFSAMILQSSTTITLLVGSFVESGFVSGLAGLMAVRGGELGSALVVKILSYDLTIVVPLCLLIGTCIFMTTEKRNWRQIGRIVIGIGLLILSLQMISTATEPLRDSAILPSIIRYLSTDPVSTFLLAASLTYLLHSSIAGIILLVNFANYNLIHAQLCVVMVLGVNFGSSLIAPLLTRSAPPNTRLVPLGNLLMRGAGSILVLILFLSFQPPITWLGHEASAQVINAHIIFNVFILLAGIPLSKWVLKLTTKIVHTNTKKTQTDKILNLSDQTALDDSVLERPTLALSNVMREVIHICDLVDIMLEKIMGLYEKPDPDIICELNQLNTILDKKHIAIKLYLARLARQKLSDEEALQTQELLGTCIKLDQAGDIIIHNMLMLVKKKQQKGIQFSNDEWNDLLRFHSIVLANAHIAFNVLVSHDTHTAHLLVQKKDQLRNLEKEMSLKHFKRLREGDLKNVESSSLHLDTVRDLKQINSLLTSMIYPILEAQGLLQSSRLRNPSEQQTAKS
- the ubiC gene encoding chorismate lyase, giving the protein MTADPQNSILPPLKWLSNQDPPVPENIRDWLMEGGSMTLRLKKHCTCIRVEPQRECFITRDKLQEEAEHLPKTTRYWLREVILMGDNQPWLLGRTVIPQETLFEQNQSLMHLGTIPLGHYLFNSGKLTRDYIHIGQQGALWARRSRLRLTNKPLLLTELFLTASPLYTTNCA
- the carA gene encoding glutamine-hydrolyzing carbamoyl-phosphate synthase small subunit, whose protein sequence is MTQTTPSLNPWSISKSTALLVLADGTVIEGKGAGATGAAEAEICFNTAMTGYEEILTDPSYKKQIVNFTFPHIGNVGTNSEDIEDLTPLNCHGAVGAIFKADITRPSNYRANENLNQWLKTRKIIALCGIDTRALTALIRERGAPNAIIAHDPNGNFDINTLKKRAQKCRGLINLDLAKEVTSRQLVEWNEKPWMWNKGYSTNGARNFHIVAIDYGIKRNILRLMAAHSAHITIVPADTTAEEILAMNPDGVFLSNGPGDPAATADYAVPTIKAIIESNIPLFGICLGHQLLALAVGAKTIKMHQGHHGANHPVKDFTTGKVEIVSMNHGFTVDTTSLPKHVEETHISLFDGSNCGIQIIGKPVFSVQYHPEASPGPQDSHYLFQRFCNLIMDYKKTA
- a CDS encoding GlsB/YeaQ/YmgE family stress response membrane protein — its product is MEDANIGWIAAIIIGGLAGCAAQCLMKSQTGMFLNIILGIIGAALASFLFGFLGVGFAGWFGYLISGFIGACVLIWIGQKIRS